One window from the genome of Enterobacteriaceae bacterium Kacie_13 encodes:
- the hcp gene encoding type VI secretion system tube protein Hcp has protein sequence MANLIYLTLTGQTQGLISAGCSSLDSIGNKAQIAHLDQIMVYELSHAISRNQNASHQPIIIQKPIDKSSPLLGKAISENELLTCTLDFYRINRFGSQEIYYRIKLTEATIKNIRLHSPNSLRESGAQPTESISIDYKSITWEHPEAGTSAYSFWEDRVF, from the coding sequence ATGGCCAATCTCATTTATTTAACTCTCACCGGACAGACCCAGGGACTGATTTCAGCAGGATGCTCATCGCTGGATTCGATTGGGAACAAAGCGCAGATCGCACATTTGGACCAGATAATGGTTTATGAGTTGTCGCATGCGATTTCCCGGAATCAAAATGCAAGCCATCAACCTATAATCATACAAAAACCAATTGATAAATCCTCTCCTTTGCTAGGTAAAGCTATTTCTGAGAATGAATTATTAACCTGCACCCTTGACTTTTACCGTATAAATCGCTTTGGTTCACAAGAGATTTATTACAGGATAAAGTTAACTGAGGCCACCATAAAAAACATTCGATTGCATAGCCCTAACTCATTAAGAGAAAGTGGCGCACAACCAACAGAGTCCATCTCTATAGACTATAAATCAATAACATGGGAGCATCCGGAAGCGGGGACGAGTGCATATAGCTTTTGGGAAGATAGAGTTTTTTAA
- a CDS encoding 2-iminobutanoate/2-iminopropanoate deaminase gives MSREISTENAPAAIGPYVQGVDLGSMIITSGQIPVDPKTGAVAEDIAAQARQSLENVQAIVEAAGLKVSDIVKTTVFVKDLNDFATVNATYEAFFTEHKAPFPARSCVEVARLPKDVKIEIEAIAVRR, from the coding sequence ATGTCCCGCGAAATCAGCACTGAAAACGCACCAGCCGCCATCGGTCCTTATGTTCAGGGCGTAGATCTGGGCAGCATGATCATCACTTCCGGTCAGATCCCCGTGGATCCTAAAACCGGTGCCGTAGCCGAAGACATCGCCGCTCAGGCGCGTCAGTCACTGGAAAACGTGCAGGCTATCGTCGAAGCCGCTGGCCTGAAAGTTTCAGACATCGTGAAAACGACCGTTTTTGTAAAAGATCTGAATGACTTCGCCACCGTTAACGCCACTTATGAAGCATTTTTCACCGAGCATAAAGCGCCTTTCCCTGCGCGTTCATGCGTGGAAGTTGCCCGTCTGCCAAAAGACGTGAAAATCGAAATCGAAGCCATCGCTGTTCGTCGTTAA
- the pyrI gene encoding aspartate carbamoyltransferase regulatory subunit has protein sequence MTHDNKLQVEAIKCGTVIDHIPAQVGFKLLSLFKFTQTEQRVTVGLNLPSGELGRKDIIKIENTFLTDEQVNQLAVYAPRATVNRIDDYEVVKKLMPTLPDRIVGVLRCPNGNCISRFEPVDSSFAVKQRADGVHLKCKYCEKEFEHQVVLNND, from the coding sequence ATGACTCACGACAATAAACTTCAGGTTGAAGCGATCAAATGCGGCACGGTCATCGACCATATTCCGGCACAGGTCGGGTTCAAATTGCTGTCGCTGTTCAAATTTACCCAGACTGAACAACGCGTGACCGTCGGCCTGAACCTGCCTTCCGGTGAACTTGGCCGCAAAGACATCATCAAAATCGAGAATACCTTCCTGACCGATGAACAGGTCAATCAGCTGGCGGTCTATGCTCCGCGCGCCACGGTGAACCGCATTGATGATTATGAAGTAGTGAAGAAGCTGATGCCGACACTGCCAGACCGGATTGTGGGCGTTTTGCGCTGTCCGAACGGCAACTGCATCAGCCGCTTCGAGCCAGTGGATTCGAGCTTTGCCGTGAAACAGCGTGCTGACGGCGTGCACCTGAAATGTAAGTATTGCGAGAAAGAGTTTGAGCATCAGGTCGTGCTCAACAACGACTGA
- the pyrB gene encoding aspartate carbamoyltransferase → MANPLYQKDIISINDLSREELELVLDTAASLKATPQPELLKHKVIASCFFEASTRTRLSFETSMHRLGASVVGFSDGSNTSLGKKGETLADTISVISTYVDAIVMRHPQEGAARLATEFSGGIPVLNAGDGANQHPTQTLLDLFTIQETQGRLDNIKIAMVGDLKYGRTVHSLAQALAKFNGNRFYFIAPDALAMPGYILALLEEKGIEYSLHSSIDEVVPEIDILYMTRVQKERLDPSEYANVKAQFVLRAADLADAQPHLKVLHPLPRIDEITPDVDKTPYAWYFQQAGNGIFARQALLALVLNADTAQ, encoded by the coding sequence ATGGCGAATCCGCTGTATCAAAAAGACATCATTTCAATCAACGATCTCAGCCGCGAGGAGCTGGAGCTGGTGCTCGACACCGCCGCCAGCCTGAAAGCCACGCCGCAGCCTGAGCTCCTGAAACACAAAGTGATCGCCAGCTGTTTCTTCGAAGCCTCAACGCGCACGCGTCTGTCATTTGAGACGTCCATGCATCGCCTCGGCGCGTCGGTAGTCGGGTTCTCCGACGGCAGCAATACCTCGCTCGGCAAAAAAGGCGAAACGCTGGCCGATACCATTTCGGTGATCAGTACCTACGTCGATGCCATCGTGATGCGCCATCCGCAGGAAGGCGCGGCGCGTCTGGCGACAGAATTCTCCGGTGGCATTCCTGTCCTTAACGCCGGTGATGGTGCAAACCAGCATCCGACGCAGACGCTGCTGGATTTGTTCACCATTCAGGAAACCCAGGGACGTCTGGATAACATCAAAATCGCGATGGTCGGCGATTTGAAATATGGTCGTACTGTCCACTCTCTGGCGCAGGCGCTGGCGAAATTCAACGGCAACCGTTTCTACTTTATCGCGCCCGACGCGCTGGCGATGCCGGGCTACATTCTGGCGCTGCTTGAAGAGAAAGGAATTGAATACAGTCTGCATAGCAGCATCGACGAAGTGGTGCCGGAAATCGACATTCTGTACATGACCCGTGTGCAGAAAGAGCGTCTGGATCCGTCCGAGTACGCCAACGTCAAAGCCCAGTTTGTTCTGCGTGCCGCCGATCTGGCAGACGCACAGCCGCATCTGAAAGTCCTGCACCCGCTGCCACGCATCGACGAAATTACTCCGGACGTAGATAAAACCCCTTACGCCTGGTATTTCCAGCAGGCCGGCAACGGAATTTTTGCGCGTCAGGCTTTGCTGGCGCTGGTTCTGAACGCAGACACTGCACAGTAA
- a CDS encoding circularly permuted type 2 ATP-grasp protein, whose translation MIKIDLSDSPFFDEMLMAEGKHRSHYQAYWQWLQQADQQAVQRKKEEAALLFHRVGITFNVYGEDDGAERLIPFDSVPRIIPAGEWQMLDRGIRQRVQALNAFLHDIYHDQKILKAGLVPAEQVLANDQYQPCMQGIDLHRDTYAHIAGTDMVRGGDGEYYVLEDNLRTPSGVSYMMENRKMMMRLYPELFAEQRIAPVSRYPSHLLQTLRESTPVNDPTVVVLTPGRFNSAYFEHSFLAQQMGVELVESADLFVKDGAVLMRTTAGPCKIDVIYRRIDDAFLDPLAFRADSMLGVPGLLSVYRAGGVVLANAIGTGVADDKSIYPYVPEMIRYYLGEDPILNNVPTWQCRKESDLSFVLANLDKMVVKEVHGAGGYGMLIGPTASLEELARFRDLLKTRPENYIAQETLALSTCPTFVENGLAPRHIDLRPFALTGAEIRLVPGGLTRVALAEGSLVVNSSQGGGTKDTWVLEEEDSTEDDAC comes from the coding sequence ATGATTAAGATTGACCTTTCCGATTCACCCTTTTTTGATGAGATGTTAATGGCTGAAGGGAAACACCGCAGCCATTATCAGGCTTACTGGCAGTGGTTGCAGCAGGCCGATCAACAGGCCGTTCAGCGCAAGAAGGAGGAAGCTGCGCTGCTGTTCCACCGGGTGGGGATAACCTTTAATGTTTACGGCGAAGATGATGGCGCAGAGCGGCTGATCCCGTTTGACAGCGTGCCGCGCATTATTCCCGCCGGGGAATGGCAAATGCTCGATCGCGGTATCCGCCAGCGAGTACAGGCGCTGAACGCATTTCTGCATGATATTTACCACGACCAGAAAATACTCAAAGCCGGGCTGGTGCCTGCTGAACAGGTGCTGGCCAACGATCAGTATCAGCCCTGCATGCAGGGTATCGATCTTCATCGCGATACTTACGCGCACATTGCCGGAACCGATATGGTGCGCGGCGGCGATGGTGAATATTACGTGCTTGAGGACAACCTGCGCACACCCTCCGGCGTTTCCTACATGATGGAAAACCGCAAAATGATGATGCGGTTATATCCGGAGCTGTTTGCCGAACAGCGCATCGCGCCGGTTTCGCGCTACCCTTCTCATCTGCTGCAAACTCTGCGTGAAAGCACACCGGTCAACGATCCTACCGTCGTCGTACTGACGCCGGGACGCTTTAACAGCGCCTATTTCGAGCACAGTTTCCTTGCACAGCAAATGGGCGTCGAGCTGGTGGAAAGCGCCGATTTGTTCGTTAAAGACGGTGCAGTATTGATGCGCACCACTGCGGGTCCGTGCAAGATCGACGTTATCTACCGGCGTATCGACGATGCGTTTTTGGATCCGCTGGCGTTTCGCGCTGATTCCATGCTCGGCGTGCCCGGCCTGCTGTCGGTCTATCGCGCCGGTGGCGTGGTGCTGGCGAATGCCATCGGTACCGGCGTGGCGGATGACAAATCGATCTACCCGTATGTACCGGAGATGATCCGCTACTACCTGGGCGAAGATCCTATCCTCAATAACGTGCCGACGTGGCAATGCCGCAAGGAATCTGACCTGTCTTTTGTGCTGGCGAATCTGGACAAAATGGTGGTGAAAGAGGTTCACGGCGCGGGCGGTTACGGCATGCTGATTGGTCCGACGGCCAGCCTTGAGGAACTGGCACGTTTTCGCGATTTACTGAAAACCCGCCCCGAGAATTATATCGCGCAGGAAACACTTGCGCTCTCCACCTGCCCGACGTTTGTCGAAAATGGCCTGGCACCGCGCCATATCGATTTGCGACCTTTCGCGCTCACCGGCGCGGAGATCCGTCTGGTGCCCGGCGGTTTAACCCGTGTGGCGCTGGCGGAAGGTTCTCTGGTGGTCAACTCATCGCAGGGCGGCGGCACGAAAGATACCTGGGTGCTGGAAGAAGAAGATTCGACGGAGGATGACGCATGCTAA
- the rraB gene encoding ribonuclease E inhibitor RraB, producing the protein MANRELLEEQREETRLIIEELLDDGSDPDALYTIEHHLSSEKFEVLEKAVVEAFKLGYEVSDPEELEAEDGTVMMCCDVISEVALNAELIDAQVEQLMNLAETNGVNYDGWGTYFEGDDDEEGEEGEDEDFIDEDDDGKRH; encoded by the coding sequence ATGGCAAACCGTGAATTGCTGGAAGAACAACGTGAAGAAACTCGCTTAATCATCGAAGAGCTGCTGGACGATGGCAGCGATCCTGACGCGCTTTACACCATTGAACACCACTTATCCTCAGAAAAGTTCGAAGTTCTGGAGAAAGCGGTCGTAGAAGCTTTCAAACTGGGTTATGAAGTTTCCGACCCGGAAGAGCTGGAAGCTGAAGACGGTACTGTCATGATGTGCTGTGACGTAATTAGCGAAGTGGCGCTGAATGCAGAGCTTATCGACGCACAGGTTGAGCAACTGATGAATCTGGCCGAAACCAACGGCGTAAACTACGACGGCTGGGGCACTTACTTCGAAGGCGATGACGACGAAGAAGGTGAAGAAGGCGAAGACGAAGATTTCATCGACGAAGATGATGACGGCAAACGTCATTGA
- the argF gene encoding ornithine carbamoyltransferase produces the protein MSLLSKRHFLRLLDFTPSEISSLLKLSAELKAAKKNGTEKARLQGKNIALIFEKDSTRTRCSFEVAAYDQGAKVTYLGPSGSQIGHKESMKDTARVLGRMYDGIQYRGFGQDNVETLAEFAGVPVWNGLTNEFHPTQLLADLLTMQEHLPDQPLKGMRLAYLGDTRNNMGNSLLEAAALCGLDLRLVAPSVCWPDAELVATCQHLANENGGTITLTEDIATGVKDADFLYTDVWVSMGEPKEAWKERITLLRPYQVNSAMLALTGNPNVKFLHCLPAFHDDQTSLGKQMAQEYGLHGGMEVTDEVFESAQSVVFDQAENRLHTIKAVMVATLGEE, from the coding sequence ATGAGTTTGTTGAGTAAACGTCATTTTCTCAGGTTACTGGATTTTACCCCGTCAGAGATTTCGTCCCTGCTGAAACTCTCCGCTGAACTAAAAGCAGCAAAGAAAAACGGCACCGAAAAAGCCCGCCTGCAAGGCAAAAACATCGCGCTCATCTTCGAAAAAGACTCAACCCGTACACGATGCTCTTTCGAAGTTGCCGCATACGATCAGGGGGCGAAAGTCACTTATCTCGGCCCAAGCGGCAGCCAAATTGGCCACAAGGAATCGATGAAAGATACCGCCCGCGTGCTTGGCAGAATGTATGACGGTATTCAGTATCGCGGTTTTGGTCAGGATAACGTAGAAACCCTGGCGGAATTCGCCGGTGTACCGGTATGGAATGGCTTAACCAACGAATTCCACCCGACGCAGCTGCTCGCTGACCTGCTGACCATGCAGGAACACCTGCCCGATCAGCCGCTGAAAGGGATGCGTCTCGCCTATCTGGGTGATACCCGCAACAATATGGGTAACTCACTGCTGGAAGCTGCCGCGCTGTGCGGGCTGGATTTACGCCTTGTGGCACCGTCAGTATGCTGGCCCGATGCCGAACTGGTCGCGACCTGTCAACATCTCGCAAATGAAAATGGCGGCACTATCACGCTCACCGAAGACATTGCTACCGGCGTGAAAGATGCGGATTTCCTGTATACCGACGTCTGGGTGTCGATGGGCGAACCAAAAGAAGCCTGGAAGGAACGTATTACCCTGTTGCGCCCTTATCAGGTCAACAGCGCGATGCTGGCGCTGACCGGCAACCCGAACGTCAAGTTCCTGCACTGCCTGCCCGCTTTCCACGACGATCAGACGTCGCTCGGCAAACAGATGGCACAAGAGTATGGCCTGCACGGCGGTATGGAAGTGACGGATGAGGTATTTGAATCGGCGCAAAGCGTGGTGTTTGATCAGGCAGAAAACCGTCTGCACACCATCAAAGCCGTGATGGTCGCCACCCTCGGCGAGGAGTAA
- a CDS encoding YhcH/YjgK/YiaL family protein, with amino-acid sequence MITGNIHQLHLVPYLPAALREAIEFVKQHITADTSLGKHDICGDDVFVLISNDSTAPQAERRAEFHARYLDIQIVLNGTEGMTFSNLPAGYVDTDWLADKDIAFLAAGEQEKTMVMHAGDFVVFYPGEVHKPLCAVGEPANVRKAVIKMDVSVLPV; translated from the coding sequence ATGATCACCGGGAACATTCATCAGCTGCACTTAGTGCCTTATCTGCCCGCCGCACTGCGCGAAGCCATCGAGTTCGTTAAACAGCACATCACCGCCGATACTTCGCTGGGTAAACACGATATTTGCGGCGACGACGTATTTGTGCTGATTTCTAATGATTCCACTGCGCCTCAGGCGGAACGCCGCGCCGAGTTCCATGCGCGTTATCTGGATATCCAGATTGTCCTGAACGGCACCGAAGGGATGACGTTCAGTAACTTACCGGCGGGATATGTCGATACTGACTGGCTGGCGGACAAAGACATTGCGTTTCTCGCCGCCGGCGAACAGGAAAAAACCATGGTCATGCATGCCGGTGACTTCGTGGTCTTCTATCCGGGTGAAGTCCATAAACCGCTGTGCGCCGTCGGCGAACCGGCCAACGTGCGCAAAGCCGTGATCAAAATGGACGTCAGCGTTTTACCCGTTTAA
- a CDS encoding sugar phosphorylase, whose amino-acid sequence MSSVNLEYVLRLESLLSRIYPREHIADLLKKILHLADKWNYGKHRTTQWVDGTHIYLITYGDNLRHGEQPPLATLNHFANTYLREIISDIHILPMYPYSSDDGFSVIDYRRIDENLGGWSDIHHLSENFNLMFDCVINHISRSSDWMKGYLHDDPYYQNYFIASNPELDYSRVVRPRASPLLTPFIKADGTEPYLWTTFSEDQVDINFKNPQVLLESIDVLLQYAASGGQSIRLDAIGYIWKEVGTSCIHMPQAHNIIKVWRTILDEVIPGTRLITETNVPHHENISYFGEGDEAHMVYQFPLPPLTLHAFLREDTTTLTKWAQSLNAEARYPETTYFNFLASHDGIGLRPTETFLSDEERKYMAQETLRKEGRVSYKDNGDGTHSPYELNINYLSALTEQDDDIEIKAQKFLAAQALLLSFIGVPAIYIHSLLGSENDLEGMHQSGINRRINRKKLDLDKLEAELEKKDGLRARVFNGLQDLIKHRRAHPAFSPQAGQRVFDLGKSLFAMERYDPKTEDRITCVFNISSHSQMLKLAVEGKDLISGEVFTGQTRLQPWQVVWIKHKLKAPERLGRLRRWRMKLFKRSKR is encoded by the coding sequence ATGAGCTCAGTTAATCTTGAGTATGTCCTGCGGCTGGAAAGCCTGTTAAGCAGGATTTACCCCAGGGAACACATCGCCGATCTGTTGAAAAAAATCCTGCATCTCGCCGACAAATGGAACTATGGCAAACATCGCACCACGCAGTGGGTCGATGGCACCCATATTTATCTGATCACCTACGGCGACAACCTGCGCCACGGCGAGCAGCCACCGCTGGCGACGCTCAATCATTTTGCCAATACGTATCTGCGTGAAATCATCAGCGATATTCACATTTTGCCGATGTACCCGTACAGCTCCGACGATGGATTTAGCGTGATCGACTACCGGCGGATCGACGAGAATCTCGGTGGATGGTCGGATATTCACCACCTTTCTGAAAACTTTAACCTGATGTTTGACTGCGTGATCAACCACATCTCGCGCTCGAGCGACTGGATGAAAGGTTATTTGCACGACGATCCGTACTACCAAAATTATTTTATCGCTTCCAACCCTGAGCTTGATTACAGCCGTGTCGTCCGCCCGCGCGCGTCACCGCTGCTGACGCCGTTTATCAAAGCCGACGGCACTGAGCCCTATTTGTGGACGACGTTCAGCGAAGATCAGGTGGATATCAATTTTAAAAATCCGCAAGTGCTGCTGGAAAGCATCGACGTACTGCTGCAATACGCGGCCAGCGGCGGGCAGTCTATCCGACTCGATGCCATTGGTTATATCTGGAAGGAAGTGGGCACATCGTGCATTCACATGCCGCAGGCGCACAACATCATCAAAGTATGGCGCACCATTCTGGATGAAGTGATCCCCGGCACCCGGCTGATTACCGAGACCAACGTGCCACACCACGAAAACATCAGTTATTTCGGCGAAGGTGATGAAGCGCACATGGTGTATCAGTTCCCTCTGCCGCCCCTGACGTTGCACGCCTTTTTACGCGAAGACACCACTACGCTGACAAAGTGGGCGCAAAGTCTGAATGCCGAAGCGCGCTATCCCGAGACGACATATTTTAACTTTCTCGCCAGCCATGACGGTATCGGGTTACGCCCGACGGAAACTTTCCTCAGCGATGAGGAACGCAAATATATGGCGCAGGAAACGCTGCGCAAAGAAGGTCGCGTCTCTTACAAAGATAACGGTGACGGCACCCATTCGCCTTACGAGCTAAATATCAATTACCTGAGCGCGCTGACCGAACAGGACGATGACATCGAGATAAAGGCGCAGAAATTCCTGGCGGCGCAGGCGCTGTTGCTGTCATTCATCGGCGTGCCGGCAATTTATATTCACAGCCTGCTGGGCAGCGAAAATGATCTTGAGGGGATGCACCAGTCGGGCATCAACCGGCGCATCAACCGTAAAAAGTTGGATCTGGATAAACTGGAAGCCGAGCTGGAGAAAAAAGACGGCCTGCGCGCCCGCGTGTTCAACGGATTACAGGATCTGATTAAGCACCGGCGCGCCCATCCTGCGTTCTCACCACAGGCCGGTCAGCGGGTTTTTGATCTGGGGAAATCGTTGTTTGCGATGGAGCGTTATGACCCAAAAACCGAGGATCGCATTACCTGCGTGTTTAACATCAGCAGCCATTCCCAGATGTTAAAACTGGCAGTGGAGGGTAAGGATCTGATCAGCGGAGAGGTATTTACCGGCCAGACGCGGCTCCAGCCATGGCAGGTGGTGTGGATCAAACACAAACTGAAAGCGCCAGAACGCCTTGGCAGGCTGCGTCGCTGGCGGATGAAGTTGTTTAAGCGAAGTAAGCGATAA